The Eurosta solidaginis isolate ZX-2024a chromosome 4, ASM4086904v1, whole genome shotgun sequence genome includes a window with the following:
- the LOC137248066 gene encoding uncharacterized protein: MRQCPMYVFQLNSAHCWKHLNFMHRVEKPEHLQFKYNERGAKCKFCDIQAATPSFNKLLDHEISHMPNSHYLKCKLCDWKTKIHSSMNFHLRVQHAETIDVTTKSLELNNVVNNLEQIQVYVYTTRFERKYLEGMVTPMWHLQAIYND, from the exons atgagacaatgcccaatgtatgtatttcaattaaattcagcacattgttggaagcatctaaactttatgcatcgtgtagagaaaccagaacatttacaatttaaatataacgaacgtggtgcaaaatgtaaattttgtgatattcaagcagctacaccaagcttcaacaaattattggaccatgagatttctcatatgcctaatagtcattatttaaaatgtaaattatgcgattggaagacgaaaatacattcaagtatgaattttcatttacgtgtacaacacgctgaaacaattgatgtaacaacgaaaagtttagaattgaat aatgtggtgaataatttagaacaaatacaagtttacgtgtacaccacaagatttgaacggaaatatcttgagggtatggttacacctatgtggcatctacaagctatttataatgactag